The nucleotide window ACGTTTTTTTAATGGAAATGTACTACCCACTTGCATAGTGAAATCTATTGTGCTAATCTATATGTGGAACCGGTTACACAGTAGAGGTGAATCTCAGATGGCAACAATAAAAGATGTTGCAAAGGAGGCTGGTGTGTCAGTAGCCACGGTATCAAGAACATTAAATGATAATGGGTATGTGCATGAAGACACACGGAAGCTAATAAATGAAGCGATAAAAAAATTAAATTATAAACCAAATGAAGTGGCCAGATCGTTATATAAGAAAAAGTCACGATTAATTGGGCTGTTACTGCCGGACATTCGCAATCCGTTTTTTCCTGAATTGGCACGCGGTGTCGAGGATGAGATGCAAGCATGTGATTTTAGGCTGATCATTGGCAATGCGGATGAGAAGAAAAGTAAGGAACGGGATTATATTCAAACATTTAAACAGAATAATGTAATCGGTATCATTACAGCAACAAATCATACCGATATAAGTCATTATGAAAATCTCTCCTTACCCGTTGTTTTTCTTGACCGGACATCTGACCAGTATCCATCTGTTTATGCTGATGGTTTAGATGGAGGAGGAATAGCGGCAAATGAAATGGTCGCAAGGGGATGTAAACGGATTACCTTACTACGAGGACCTGTTGAAGTTCAAACGGCCCAAGATCGATTTCAAGGGGCAATCAATAGCCTAGTTAAGGCAAATGTAAATTTCAATGTGATTATCACGGATTCATTTGCTTTCGGCGATGCTGAGAAATGGGCGAAAGAGTTATTTGAAAAATATCCGGATACAGATGGTGTAATTGCGAGTAACGATGTGGTTGCCGCAGCTATCTTACATGAGGCACTGCGCCGTGGGAAATCAGTTCCGGCTGATCTTCAAATCATTGGCTATGATGATATCCCGCTTAGCCGCTTACTTTTTCCACCATTATCAACCATCAAGCAGCCTGCTTATGAGATGGGAAGGGAAGCAGCAAAACTGTTAATTAGATTAATAAACAATGAAAAAGGATTTGAACAGAATATTCAATTGCCAGTGGCATTTATTGAAAGGCAGACGACAAGAAAGGTTGAGGAAAATGGTTAAAGTTACAGTCATCGGAAGCTCTTCGATGGATTTGGTTGTCACGGCTTCACGACGGCCGAATAAAGGTGAAACAGTTCTAGGTGAATCATTTAAAACAGTGCCTGGCGGCAAAGGGGCCAACCAGGCAGTAGCCGCCGCCCGGTTAGGGGCGGAAGTCTATATGGTTGGCTGTGTGGGCGATGATAGTTTCGGAAAAGAAATTTTAACTAATTTTAAAGAAAATGGTGTTTTTACTGATTATGTGGAACCGGTTACACATACAGAAAGCGGTACAGCACATATAACCCTTGCGGAAGGTGATAACAGTATTATCGTCGTAAAGGGAGCTAATCATCAGGTTACACCTGACTTCGTTGAAAAGGCAGTTGATGTTATTCGTACCTCTGATATAGTTCTGATTCAGCAAGAGATTCCGGAAGAAACGGTCGAGTATGTCAGTGAACTATGTCACGCCAATGATGTTCCGTTATTGCTAAATCCGGCACCATCACGGCCGATCAGTGCGGAGGTAATAGCGAAAGTGGCTTACTTAACACCAAATGAATTGGAAGCGGCTGTTCTTTTTCAAAATAAGGATATTCACGAAGCATTGGCAGTGAATCCAAACAAGTTATTTATTACGGAAGGAAAAAATGGCGTCCGCTATCATGATGGTGAACAAGAGGTACTAGTCCCTACTTTTACAGTAGAGGCAGTCGATACAACAGGTGCGGGCGATACCTTTAATGCAGCATTTGCAGTAGCACTAGCAGAGGGTCAACCACTTAAAGAGGCTGTCCGTTTTGCTAACAGGGCTGCTTCGCTGTCTGTTACAAAGTTCGGGGCCCAAGGCGGGATGCCGACACGCGCTGAAGTAGAAGGGAGCCTTTAAATTGAAACGACATGGAATGTTGAATAGCCATATATCCAAGGTTTTGAGCGATCTTGGCCATACTGATTATATTGTTATCGCAGATGCAGGACTACCGATTCCTGAAGGCGTTGCTAAAATTGATTTAGCGATTAAAGCAGGGACACCAACCTTTACAGAAGTGGTGGATGCTGTTGCCGAGGATATGGTGATTGAAAAAATCATCATCGCTTCTGAAATAGAGGCAGGAAATCCTAAGACAGCAAAATACCTGAAAGAGAAATTTGCTGGGGCTATTTCCGAGCAGGTTTCTCATGAAGACTTTAAACAGCTGACGAAAAACGCTAAGGCTGTAATCCGAACAGGTGAGATTACACCATATGCCAATATCATTTTACAATCAGGCGTATTTTTCTAATAAATTGAGGTGATGAACATGCAAATTGTAATGCAGGACATCTATAAAGCATTTGGAACCAATCAGGTATTAACAGGCGTTGATTTTGATTTACGGGCGGGCGAGGTCCATGCCCTTATGGGTGAAAATGGAGCCGGAAAATCAACCATGATGAATGTTCTGACAGGGCTTCATGCACGTGATAAAGGAACGATTATGATTGATGGCAAAGAAACCTATTTCCAAAATCCAAAGGAAGCGGAGCAAAAGGGGATTACCTTTATTCATCAGGAATTAAATATTTGGCGTGATATGACGGTGCTAGAAAACCTGTTTATTGGAAAAGAATTGAAGACTTCTTTCGGCTTATTAAAAATGAAAGAAATGAAAGCGCTGGCGAAAAAACAGTTTGACCGCTTGGCTGTCACGATTCCATTGGACAAAGAGGCGGGGGCATGCTCCGTTGGTGAGCAGCAGATGATTGAAATTGCCAAAGCGTTAATGACAGAAGCTAAAGTGATTATTATGGATGAGCCGACAGCGGCCTTGACGGAAAGGGAAATCGAAAAGCTGTTTGGGGTCATTTCATCACTAAAGAAAGAGGGAGTCGCGATTGTCTATATTTCACACCGTATGGAGGAGATATTTGCGATTTGCGATCGAATCACCGTCATGCGTGATGGAAAAACTGTAGATACGAAGGCAATTCCGGAAACAAACTTTGATGAAGTTGTAAAAAAAATGGTCGGAAGGGAACTGACGGACCGCTTTCCAAAACGCGAATCCAAACTTGGCGAGAAAATGCTTGAGGTTAAAGGGGTAACGAAGAGGGGAGTATTCAATCATATTGATTTTTCCGTTCGTTCAGGAGAAATTGTCGGCGTATCAGGGCTAATGGGTGCCGGACGCACGGAAATCATGCGGGCTATTTTCGGTCTTGATGCGATGGATAGCGGTGAAATTTGGCTGGATGGCAAGCCTGTTACGATTAAATCACCTGACCAGGCTGTCAAACTAGGAATTGGCTTTATCACAGAGGATCGCAAGGATGAAGGCTTAATTTTAGATTTTTCGATAAAAGAAAATATCTCCTTACCGACGCTTTTTAGCTTTGCGCCAAAAGGGATTATTAATGAAAAAAGTGAGCGCGATTTTGTCGAGATGCTGGTTAAGCGGTTAACCGTTAAAACGGAATCGGCAGAGACAAGAGTAGGAGATTTATCTGGTGGAAATCAGCAAAAGGTTGTCATCGCGAAATGGTTAGGGATCAGTCCCAAGGTGCTCATTCTAGACGAACCAACCAGGGGCGTTGATGTCGGGGCAAAGCGGGAGATTTATCAATTAATGAATGAATTGACAGACCGTGGAGTAGCTATCATCATGGTCTCATCGGAATTACCGGAAGTCCTTGGTATGAGTGACCGCATCCTTGTTATCCATGAAGGAAAAATTACGGGCGAGCTTACGAAAGAAGAAGCGACCCAGGAAAAAATTATGACGTTCGCAACAGGAGGTCTGTGAGATGAAAGCAATCAATGAAAGTGCTCCAGTCGGTAAAGCCAATTTTATCAATACAATGACGCAAAAACTGGGTCCATTACTTGGGTTAATTGTGTTAATTATCATTGTTTCCGTTTTAAACCCTAGTTTTCTAGAACCATTAAATATCTTAAACCTGTTGAGGCAGGTAGCTATTAACGCCTTGATTGCATTTGGGATGACCTTTGTTATTTTAACGGGCGGTATTGACCTATCCGTTGGTGCGATTCTGGCACTGTCTAGTGCATTAACAGCAGGGATGATTGTCTCAGGTGTTGACCCGATTCTTGCCATTCTAGTCGGATGTATCCTTGGTGCGGTTATGGGGATGGTTAATGGGTTATTAATTACAAAAGGAAAAATGGCTCCATTTATTGCGACATTAGCGACGATGACCGCCTTTAGAGGTTTGACGCTTGTTTATACAAAAGGGAATCCAATTACAGGACTAGGCGACAATCAGTTATTCCAATTGTTTGGCCGCGGCTATTTCCTTGGCATTCCTGTTCCGGCGATTACCATGATCATTACATTTGCTATCCTATTTATTATTCTTCATAAGACACCGTTTGGCCGGAAAACGTATGCGATTGGCGGGAATGAAAAAGCATCCTTGATTTCCGGGATTAAAGTAGATAAGGTCAAGGTGATGATTTATGGACTTTCCGGATTGCTTGCTGCTTTAGCGGGGGCTATCTTAACATCACGATTGAATTCAGCTCAGCCAACAGCGGGTACGTCCTATGAACTTGATGCCATCGCCGCGGTTGTATTGGGTGGGACAAGTCTTTCAGGGGGTAAAGGGAGAATCTTTGGAACACTGATTGGTGCGTTAATTATTGGGACATTAAATAATGGTTTAAACCTACTTGGTGTATCTTCCTTCTATCAAATGGTCGTCAAAGGGATTGTCATTATTATCGCTGTCTTACTTGATCGGAAAAAATCAGCATAAGGAGGGGCTTATTGATGAAAAAATTACTCACACTATTTATGTCATTCACACTCTTGCTTTTAGGAGCTTGTTCTATGCAGCCGCCAGAGTGGGCCAAGCCCGCTAAAAAGGAAAACTTAAAAGATATTAAAATAGGCTTATCCGTTTCAACTTTAAACAATCCATTTTTCGTTTCCTTGAAGGATGGTGTGATCAAAGAGGCAAAATCATTGGGAATGGAAGTAAAAGTAGTAGATGCTCAAAATGACTCAGCCAAGCAAATTAATGATGTAGAGGATTTGATTCAACAGGGTGTCGATCTTTTACTGATTAATCCAACGGACTCCGCCGCCATCTCAACGGCTGTGCAATCAGCTAATAATATCAATATTCCCGTCATCACGCTTGACCGCTCAGCGGATAAAGGGAAAGTGGAAGCCCTGGTAGCTTCAGATAATATTAAAGGCGGCGAAATGGCCGCTGACTATATGGTGGATAAGCTAGGTGAAAAGGTGCTTGTCGCGGAATTAGAAGGTGTTCCGGGTGCTTCTGCCACACGGGAGAGAGGAAAAGGATTTCATAATGTTGCCGATACGAAATTAACGGTAACCGCGAAGCAATCAGCCGATTTTGACCGGACAAAAGGCTTAACCGTTATGGAAAATCTGATTCAAGCAAATCCTGATATTAAAGCCGTTTTTGCCCATAATGATGAAATGGCATTAGGGGCCATTGAAGCGATTAACAGCTCGGGCAAAGATATCATGGTGATTGGTTTCGATGGCAACGATGATGCGCTCAATGCCATTAAAGCAGGTAAATTAGAAGCAACTGTAGCCCAACAGCCAGGGCTCATCGGTAAGCTAGCAGTAGATGCCGGCCGGGATGTTGTCCAAGGGAAAAAGGTTGATAAAGTGATTCCGGCGCCACTTAAACTAGTGACAAAAGAATAAAATCTACTCCTCATCTATTTCGATAGATGAGGCTTTTTTAATAGATTATGGTAAGCTTACCTATATGGAATAGTATGAAAAATGGAGGG belongs to Neobacillus sp. OS1-2 and includes:
- a CDS encoding sugar ABC transporter ATP-binding protein; the protein is MQIVMQDIYKAFGTNQVLTGVDFDLRAGEVHALMGENGAGKSTMMNVLTGLHARDKGTIMIDGKETYFQNPKEAEQKGITFIHQELNIWRDMTVLENLFIGKELKTSFGLLKMKEMKALAKKQFDRLAVTIPLDKEAGACSVGEQQMIEIAKALMTEAKVIIMDEPTAALTEREIEKLFGVISSLKKEGVAIVYISHRMEEIFAICDRITVMRDGKTVDTKAIPETNFDEVVKKMVGRELTDRFPKRESKLGEKMLEVKGVTKRGVFNHIDFSVRSGEIVGVSGLMGAGRTEIMRAIFGLDAMDSGEIWLDGKPVTIKSPDQAVKLGIGFITEDRKDEGLILDFSIKENISLPTLFSFAPKGIINEKSERDFVEMLVKRLTVKTESAETRVGDLSGGNQQKVVIAKWLGISPKVLILDEPTRGVDVGAKREIYQLMNELTDRGVAIIMVSSELPEVLGMSDRILVIHEGKITGELTKEEATQEKIMTFATGGL
- the rbsK gene encoding ribokinase, with amino-acid sequence MVKVTVIGSSSMDLVVTASRRPNKGETVLGESFKTVPGGKGANQAVAAARLGAEVYMVGCVGDDSFGKEILTNFKENGVFTDYVEPVTHTESGTAHITLAEGDNSIIVVKGANHQVTPDFVEKAVDVIRTSDIVLIQQEIPEETVEYVSELCHANDVPLLLNPAPSRPISAEVIAKVAYLTPNELEAAVLFQNKDIHEALAVNPNKLFITEGKNGVRYHDGEQEVLVPTFTVEAVDTTGAGDTFNAAFAVALAEGQPLKEAVRFANRAASLSVTKFGAQGGMPTRAEVEGSL
- a CDS encoding LacI family DNA-binding transcriptional regulator produces the protein MATIKDVAKEAGVSVATVSRTLNDNGYVHEDTRKLINEAIKKLNYKPNEVARSLYKKKSRLIGLLLPDIRNPFFPELARGVEDEMQACDFRLIIGNADEKKSKERDYIQTFKQNNVIGIITATNHTDISHYENLSLPVVFLDRTSDQYPSVYADGLDGGGIAANEMVARGCKRITLLRGPVEVQTAQDRFQGAINSLVKANVNFNVIITDSFAFGDAEKWAKELFEKYPDTDGVIASNDVVAAAILHEALRRGKSVPADLQIIGYDDIPLSRLLFPPLSTIKQPAYEMGREAAKLLIRLINNEKGFEQNIQLPVAFIERQTTRKVEENG
- the rbsB gene encoding ribose ABC transporter substrate-binding protein RbsB, coding for MKKLLTLFMSFTLLLLGACSMQPPEWAKPAKKENLKDIKIGLSVSTLNNPFFVSLKDGVIKEAKSLGMEVKVVDAQNDSAKQINDVEDLIQQGVDLLLINPTDSAAISTAVQSANNINIPVITLDRSADKGKVEALVASDNIKGGEMAADYMVDKLGEKVLVAELEGVPGASATRERGKGFHNVADTKLTVTAKQSADFDRTKGLTVMENLIQANPDIKAVFAHNDEMALGAIEAINSSGKDIMVIGFDGNDDALNAIKAGKLEATVAQQPGLIGKLAVDAGRDVVQGKKVDKVIPAPLKLVTKE
- the rbsC gene encoding ribose ABC transporter permease RbsC → MKAINESAPVGKANFINTMTQKLGPLLGLIVLIIIVSVLNPSFLEPLNILNLLRQVAINALIAFGMTFVILTGGIDLSVGAILALSSALTAGMIVSGVDPILAILVGCILGAVMGMVNGLLITKGKMAPFIATLATMTAFRGLTLVYTKGNPITGLGDNQLFQLFGRGYFLGIPVPAITMIITFAILFIILHKTPFGRKTYAIGGNEKASLISGIKVDKVKVMIYGLSGLLAALAGAILTSRLNSAQPTAGTSYELDAIAAVVLGGTSLSGGKGRIFGTLIGALIIGTLNNGLNLLGVSSFYQMVVKGIVIIIAVLLDRKKSA
- the rbsD gene encoding D-ribose pyranase; amino-acid sequence: MKRHGMLNSHISKVLSDLGHTDYIVIADAGLPIPEGVAKIDLAIKAGTPTFTEVVDAVAEDMVIEKIIIASEIEAGNPKTAKYLKEKFAGAISEQVSHEDFKQLTKNAKAVIRTGEITPYANIILQSGVFF